gcgaaccactcaaagttgggactttggatgggccttaaacatcagaatgtataaccctAAAAGGaaacagacttttattcaaaattaacggaaacaaAGCACGAtgacttttagccaattcacaaatatcacaacggaaaccagaaatatcactatttgcaaacaaactaggaaacaatttttttaaataaccaaaggaagcatatCCCAAACGTtaatgccacaaccaaatttcagactttttcttctcccccacagatccatctgccatcaaggcttatcgcaacttatttgaatcctttgactgcaagtccaagtaatagagttttccctgcttaataccacaaccaatcgtctatcttgtttggatgtccttaaaaacacaaaattcaggcaaaaaaatgacaatacaaaataagtctgcagtgatttgagaaactaacaaaatattgtaatctaaagatggaacaactaaaacataatacaaattcaaagtatcagtaagcgttaaggatccttccctaATGACTgaggttgtgttaccattggctgtggaaacatttttttgtgagaaaggtctaaggggtgagacctgtctagaatcaaaagtcatatgatctgtagcaccaaaatcaattatccatgcaccattaataacaggtgtaaaagtatttaaaaacttaccatcATAATCTGTAGTGGCTACCAATGTAGAGGCTTTTCCGAAAACATTagcctttgtttttatttcggcaacaaCTGCAGTCGagattttcttggaatccttctttcGTTGATCGCGATTATGATCCCACCAGtttggatatcccacaatttcaaagcaacgactcttggtatgaccagtctTATTGCAATGAGtacatttgaaggttgacttatcaatattagggtttGCCttaggatggttggtcttggattGGTCTTATTAATTCTGGGTTGATCattgtcggactaccatagctgAGGTGTCAGGGTTGTCAAATTCTGCTTTCATACTAGCATGACACATTGCTTCTCGTCGAGCAGTGCATAACATTCTTCCAAATCGGGAAGAGGATCTTTGTGTAGAATCTCTCCTCAAACTTGCTCAAAGTCACCATCCAATCCAGCAAGAAAGATGTGCACTCGTTGTCGTTCAATGGATTTTCGGTATGCTGCAATGTCCTCAAGGTCTTTCATGACTACCTTATCCCGATGATCAAATtcacaaaaaatttcaattaactCTCCATAATATTCAGAAAGAGACATGCTGCTTTGTTTGGCAGTGAAGACTTTTTGATTCAAAGTGAAAACTTGTAATTCATCACTTCTATCATAAAAGGCCTTTGATAATGCACTCCAAATTTCTTGAGTCGTGGATAAACGTAAGTAACGCTTCATAATTTTTGGACTCATGGACATTAACAACCAtctcttcaccttttgattctcagcataccatttttcatatccatcttcTGACTCTTTTAGTGGATTTGTCTTACCTCGAATGTAGGAAAGTTTTTCCTGTTCGGCAATATGCATCTCCACAAGTTATGACCAAACATCATAGTCAAAATAATTCCTAGATTAAAAGTACCTTCAGATTGAAAaacaatagtatttttttcactcatttttttttatagcgaAGGATGGGCGATGGCTGGCCTTACCGagaaaatatccaggatttcaattccatgactctgataccatgtttaaattgatgaatggtagtttttcattaATTGTTTTATTCGTTCATGTACATAGTATTTATAGAAGGTAATCACCATtttaagaatgggaaagaatgatacaaggaatgaatgatataaggaaagaataattaatatcctaatatctcaactttcctaatatctaaacattcctaatatatCAACAAGATCTATtacattattaataattttaattttattaaatatgtaatttGTAATTGCTACATATTTTACCATCTTCAAAATTATTAgtgtatttatttatcttattttgatatttattataattaaattgtaagtaattatattcattttaaattttgcaATGATGtatatttagtgtttgaatgcttttctttataaatacGTAAGACTATTTTTGCGTCCTACTATGTTGGTGGGTGCGGGTGCATACGGCATCTGCATTCAGTGCCTTTCATACCTTAGTCCCGTTAAGAATCATTTCTATGATATCTAGTAGACTTGTTTTACAAACTTTCCATTCTTTCTCTATCATTTATCATGTCTGATTATATATGGTAGAGTGTTCTCTCTGTGAGAACAATTGAAAGAGGACCACTATGGTGTCACAACTCAGACCACATCTGTCCATGTCCCATGTCCACATTTATGATCCATTGCATTTGTCTAATTATTTCAAGGAATGAAGACGACCTACTTGGACAAGATTGATGATTTtttcatcaaaagctcattattctcaaatatatttagtttttggGATAAATAATTTGGACCCAAAATGTCGGGAGTTTATCGACTAAATAGGCTTATAGGAAAATAATAGCTCAATTAAAATTGTTGTGTAATGAATGAAACAaacattatattataaaaattatatgcaatAATACCATAAACAAAACCTAAATATGATTAGCTGGAAAGATTAAGGgcaacaaattcaaattcaaacttGGTAAGATTCAACTTTATTCAAAAACTATATATTGAGcaatttaatcaaaatcatATTGGTCTGTATGCCActgcttttcttttcctttcctttttggTGTGTGTCGTGGGGTGAAGATGCCACAAATTACTAGCGCTTTCATCCAATAGAAATTCAAAACAAAGGCCTTGGATTTTAGGATTATTTATTTGGCATGTTAAATGGGTCTGCAAGGCGTTTCCCTCTCTGGTTCTTAATCAAGTAGTGCCTTGGCCTGAATTGCTTACTCTTCCTGTGTTACCCACCCTTTGTTCCCATCTTTGTTTAATGGTCAGAAACTTTTAACTTTACAACAAAAGACAAAAGGTGATCTTTCACCATCTTTACATTTTGAATTTACTTTAAATGACAAAAGACATTGTGTTAAAgtagggaggaaaaaaaaaagtctttacTTCAACCATCACTAACAAAAACAAGATGGTCTCCATCTCTAATCAACTCTATAGCATCAATTTCAGCTCCATCTTCGGTCTGAACTTTTGCATGGGAGATACCGAATTTTTTGGCTCCAATCTCAAGTAGCTCTTGAAAGCTCTCTGGAAGTAGCATGAGCTTCCCTGCTCTATCTCCCTTTTCTGGACAGCTTATTCTCACTCTAGCAGGGTAACCTTCCCCACTTCTGGCAGATTTAGTAACATTTACGGACAGTAACATGTCTCTCTCCCCAGTGTGGGCAGCTGACATGATCCCAAATAGTGAGTTGTGGAACTTGTTAGTTCTACGTCTCGGTCGGTTATGCCCCCATGATCCATCTGCTGCTGGGGAGGAGCCTCCTTGTGGGAGTGGAAAGATGGAAGgatcacttttaaattttccaaGGAAGCGAATTCCATGCCGCTCTTCTGAAATACCAATGGTAGATTGACTTTTGTGCTCTTTGCAAGATTCAAACAGAGCTTTTATATCTTCGTGTCCTTGCTGATCAGCTAGATCTCTTGGGGTCCAGCCATGGTCGTTTGTTCTGTCAATATCAGCTCCTTGGTCCAAAAGGAATTTGACCATTTCAATGTTTTCCTCACAAACTGCAGCATGAAGAGCTGTATTTCCAGTGTTGTTAGGCTGTGTGACATCCCCTCCATAGTGAACAATTTGCTTGAGCAAGTTCAAGTTCTTCAGCTCAGCAGCGGTGCAAGCAAAGTGACCGACGTCACCAGAATTTATGTTTGCACCATTGTCCACAAGCAGTTGAATAACAGATTCATGACCACCCACCATTGCTTCCCATAGTGGTACCACTCCCTCCGAGTCTGCATACATATGAAATTGAATTAACTATTATTTTGAGATAATGATGATCTCGATCCTAAAATAATGACTAGCAATTTGCTCTCTGGACTTGGAAAACTAAGAAGGGTCAGGACCAGATCCAAGAGCAAAGTCAGAGCCATTATATAATTCATCAGTGAAGGTATTTTAATggtataaaatagaaaacaagggtTATTAAATGATGCCAAAGAATAGACAACAGTAGAACATATGAAACAACTTGCACAATATCTTTAGCACAATAATGAACGTGCCCATGTCAAATAAGGCTAACTTACTATGTATGTTCGCATGGGTGTCTAACcaaaattggaaaagaaagacTAGAAAGTTCAGCGGAAGTCAACAGACATGAACCGGGATTGATGGATACTccaaaagaaaactatttttgtgAAGTCAACTACTTCATGGGAAACTTATAACAAAGGAAAGGAAACTTATATATTACTAAATTGAGACAGGCGTGGGACGGCCACAACCTCCATGCCTGCTAACATGGGTTTAAAGgactaaaatagttttttctttataCAAGGGGTATGAGAGCTACTGTGAGAGTACATGGAGGTCAACTGAAAACTTCAAAAGGAGAAACCAGATCTGGGTATATGGAATCCGAAGTCAATAAATGTAGGGAAAAGCAACAAAACCTTTGGCGATAATAGAGGAAAAGGAGTGGGAATGAACTGTAGCAGCAAAGTCTAACTAAATTGTGGATGAGGCTAAGGCATGGAGCATGTGTTATGTTTATACATCaaagatgaaaattaaaaattaaaatatatatgaccGTTACAAAGTTATGGCtttgtataaatatttcaaacaaaACATCACCATCTGACTATGCACACATAGTAGAGAGTAAGGCATGTTATATGCTTATTTTTGTATTGGCATAGTGGGGTCATAAAGGCATGCAACTATTTGTTTGCAATACTGAGTTTATCAACTGGTATCGTTATTTAGATTTCCTAGCAGAGAAGGCCAATCACACTCCCTAAAGTCAATACGTCTAGCACATTATTTATCCATATCACTAGGACAAATAATTTAGCTTGACAAACAATCTTAATTTATACTTGATGATAACTGTAAGTGACTTCATGATTGAATTGTTTTatacatagaaaataaaaaaatgcttgAGACTTCAGCATTAGGATCGGCTTTAGAATTGAGAAGAACCACATTAATTGAAAGCACTAGAAGAAGTCTTAATTCCATGgttaataattgaatatgataAACTACTGGTAGGTACTCAATCTAACCTACCAGttgattaaggaaaaaaaatagtacacCACTCAACAACCATTCAGCAGACACCCTATCCAGGGCAAAATAGAATATTACAATATATGCCAAAACATGTGCAAATGGTAATAGGAAGAGCAAAGATGATTAAGCAACAGACATTAGCACAATTGGCTGGATTATGGATTCAATAAAGGATGAGAAAATACCTCTATTGTTTGGCCCTGCCCCATAATCTAGTAGAAGAAGTACACAGCTTTCACTTCCTTTAGAAGCTGCTATGTGCTGGTTTACAAggatttaaaagaaagaaaaaagaatagtgTCAgtggaatttattttttcagaCATTGATGTATTGAAGGAATCTTAAATCAGAAACAAAAGATTTTCACACACCAGAGCTGTCCTCCCATTGCTGTCGGATTCATTTGGATCCAGACCACGTTTCAACAACTGATGCAACAAAAGGTCATCTCCTCTTAGTGTTGCAAAGCACAAACTGAGAGGTAGGTCCATTCTACCACGAGCTAGCATGTTCTCTGTCTCTACCAAAACTCCCTCCATGATTGGGTCCTTTAGGTCTTTCAAATGCTGTCCCACCAATAAAGGAAAAGCCAAAATATAATGCATTAGCCTTATTTTCCATGTTTCCTCAAGACTATCaccaatcaaatataaataaaaatactgaCATTATACTGTTAGTTTTACCCAGTCAGATATAATATCAGCAGGGTATACTGTTTGTACAAACCTGAAGGAGattattcattattattgtcCCGTCTCCAACATTGGCCTGAACGATATTCAAGAATGTAGTACGGTTCAGCCGAAGCAGCTGGCACAATCGCTTCGTCCGCACCGTAAAGAGCTGTGGCCTATAACAAAGAACCCCAATCTCACCACAAAGGTCTCCAGTTTTTGCCTCTCCAACTACCTGCAAtcatttgatttaatttcatttaatcaTGGATACCAGACCTATTTTCCCTAACCCAAAAGCTTAACTCAAAAATTCAGGTGTAGAAATACTGATCAGACTTGCCTGTTCAGTGCCATTTTTGAGAACCAGAAGATCCTGTGGAATCATGTAAATGTCagaatttatttccaaaaattaagtAGATTAATTTTAGACAACAAAATGAAAGGTAAAGTAATCACCAAAGCGCCTGAAACGACTATATAGAAATCTGTGGGTGCTTCATTTTGCAAGATCAGATCTTCCTTGGGAGGAAAATACTCAGCTTTCATCTCCGACACCTTCAAAATTTACACAAGAAAGATCCATTGTAAGGAAAAATatctaagaatgaaaatttgaCAATAATGTCAGTTCTTAGTGAATTACCAGCTGAAAAAGCAAGTCATTGGATACCCCACGAAATAAGTAAACCTTGTCCAAGAGAgagtagaaaagaaaatgtgaaatgcTTGACCGAATGGCCTTTGGAAGGGAATCAAGAGTCTCTTGCTGCTGAAGTCCCTCTGAGTCTGTTCTGAACTTCAAACATAAGTGTGCAAGCATTTGATCTTGCAGCCGAACGGGCAGTTGGTTCCTCTGTGCAAAACTTGAGGCGGCTTGAATGGTATCCCTCTGTAATTGAATATGCAAACAAGAATAGAAAATGATTAATGGACCAAATAAATACCATTAGAGCTACTGAAATACAATGACAAGTAAAAAATGTACTCACAAATCTTCTAGTTCGACTTGTCCCATGAACGACCAAGTTGGTCATATTCCCAATCAGATATGCTGTCAACCCAAGGTTGAAGAGCATGTAGAAGATGTCAAAGATCATCTCCCTTGTATTTTCAGGATGCAAATCACCATAGCCAACAGTTGTGAGAGTAGTGATAGACCAGTAAATCGCTGTCACATAACGGATCCACAGGCTTTGTTCAAGGAAGTTATTCATGGAGGCTCCAATCCATGTCTTTTGTGGGTCATGATAACGTGCGGCAAGAAGATAATAAAAGCATGCAGCACAATGAACTGCAAAAACGGTGACCTGTGAAGAACGGCCGAAGCTTAATAAGAAAGTGAATTACTAAAGAATCTTATTTCTTTCATCTAAAAGGCCAAAGAAATTTATCCTAGACACTTACACAAATAAGTTTTGCGCATCGAACCCAAAAGTAATTAAAGTTCCTATCTTTCTCCAATCTGTTAAAAAAGAGGAATAGAACAAACACTAATCTTGTAAACATCACCATCTTGTATTTGAAATTTGCAAGAGGTAAAAACCATCATACCATACCTAGCAAACAGGGAACTAACTCTCCGAAGGCGCCAGAGGCGAAGCATGTTGAAAAAGCCATATGACTGGAAAGGAGAGGGGGTAATTTTTCTAGCCAGTTCAGAAGGGATTGTGGATATGACATCAAAGGCCAGCCAGGTACTTGTATACTTCCAAGCAATTTGCTTTGGATTGTCGACAAGGAGGTAGGTAGTTTTATCCAGATAAGCTACAAAGAAGGTAAGAACGATATCCACAGCAAAGAAACCATTGACAACATTATCAGTAATGGAGAGCGGTGCCTCTGGTTTCTTAAGGAATCCAAATTCGAACGGGGACACCCAAGCAGTATAGAAGACCAGAAGAACCAGAAAAGTCTCCCATGTCCTGCAATAATCAGTTTCATCTGGGCTAATTAGTATGGCTTCTTCTGATTAAGCAGCTCAAATTTAACTACAAATCTAGAAATAACAGTTTCTGCAAAACCCAGATTGCACACAATTAAACATGAACAATCTGGGTTTCGCAGGTTTCTAGACATGGGTATCCTtaaattggttttcaaattCTTATTTTCTGTTCTatcatacaagaaaaaaatatatgaaatgcGAAATGCAGGAAGACttacaaaagaaaaaccaatacaGGTTTTGCAGAACCTGAAAAGGATTCTTCATAGAAGTCAACCAGAATATACTAAAGGTCTCCAATAAGGAACACTTTTGTCTGACTTTGGGAGAGAGGGAAATATCATCTGAGAAAGATGAAAAAGGCACCACCTCTGATCCTCTTGGTGTTCTTCCCAGGTTTTTGCAAATttgcaaaaatgaataaaataaaaataaaaatgcaccATGTGAAAACTGAACTTTTTGGCATAGAATCAGCTATAAAAGttcacaaaattaataaaatagtaaaaggAAAATTCGAAGAAAACAAGACAAGGTATACTTTTGGCAACTAACAAAGCATTACAAGATCCAATCTACTCCCTTTCCAAATACCCACAAGAAAATCTAAACCTGAGGTCAACATAACCAGTTATCGAATAGAAggcaaataattttttttttttttaaaaaaaaaaaaaaaaaaaagaagaagaagaagaagaagaagaaaggaagaaagaaagaaagaaaaagcaaaagaagCAGATTGAATCCAAACTCAAAACAACCCTGaaggaagaaaggaaaaaagagaaccATTCTCAGAAAGCagaagtgaaaaacaaaaagaacaatTCAAAGAAGGAAAAACTTGAAGCTACTAACAAAGAATCACAAGTTTCAATGCCGTCATTTTTCAAATGCCCAGAAGAGAAGAATAACCAAACAAAACTCTGAGGTCAATCTGTCCAGCATTAAAAAATAAGACAGAAACAAAAGCCAAGAGACAATtaagaagaaagagagaaagtgCCGTATTAGATTTGCTCACCTGTAACGACGATCATAAGGTGATAAGATGAAGTTCCTGAGCTTGACTCTGCGGTTACTTCTGGCTCCAAGAGATGGAAGAATCCCAGTGGAGAGACTGTAGTGGCTACCATCTCTTGATAGCTGCTCAATCTCAGGTTGGCCACACACAGAAACCCCGAAACCTCTGCTCATACACACATCCACCATTGTTGCTTCTGCACAGCTCTCTAGCTTTGCCCCTGCTATTAGTCTTCGTCTCCTTTTATAGTACGCGCCAGCTCTCTGTCACTATTACAACAACACTCTTACTCTTACGGTCTTACCTCTTTCCGATACATCCGCCTTTTCGTCTCTCTACACCCAcctcatttaataataataataaaaataaaaataaaaagatagtgTCTTAAAATTCttgtataaattatttctatttttatttttgaaaacaaaaataaaaaataaatccaaacaTATACTTCATAATCAACTTTccatttcttatttaatttattacaatATTTTGTTCATTGTTTTTCATAGGCTTTTAAATGTCAAGTGTGAGTCACATGGATGGTGggtttcaataaattttttccttacatgatatgattaaaaaattgaatttcaatgaACATAAAAATGATACCATTTATGCCCAATACCTCCCAAATTGCTTTAATGCATCCATATTTTCTTCTCCATGTAAATCTACAATGATAATACCATTAATAtattcttaattattattttaataaatgtgTTTTTTCATTATCAAGTAATGCGCACCCTAATTTGTCTTTTCCTAAAGGATTTTCTCTCAAAGTAgaatacttttttaaaataacatatataaaaaataatttgaaaagtaaagcACTTTCAAATTTCGAATAGACCTcgatttttttaaagtaaattcGTGTTTTTTTTAAGATGGTCcagtataaaaaaatgaaaacgtcttttcaaaagaatttagTATATAAATAAAGGAAGTGATAAAAAGTGTGgttaatgatatattttaaaaatagcattttaaaaaaaatcaatagccCCGTGCATGTGGAATTAATTGGAGGATTAGTTGAGAAATTTTTACCTTTCCTACGTCTATTTTCAAACATGACCATTTTTACCTTTCTTATatctattttcaaatatgacatttttttttctaataaacaGAAGGTatgcaaaatttcaatttgactaaaatattgaaatttatttatagaaatttcACAAAAGTTCTATGCACGCGAAAGTAGGAATTCATGCATGAATGTTGGCCGTAATGTTGAAACGACCAAAGtccaaatatgtttttttggaTGAAATTAATTTTGTCCGGCTAACTTTGTTCGAATCAGTTGAATCTTAACGATTTCTGTTTCTGTTTTCAAGCATATACTCTCCTCTTTTAGTCGTGCGCTTTTAGGAAGTTTCATTCTGCTTTCTGTATTTCAAAACATGTGTTTCgcttttttttatgttgcccTTTTTTGACTTATCACGAGACAAAACCTCCACTTTGTGTTAATGCTCTGGTGACATTTGGTGGGTTTGCTCTTTTTCGTTCCACCAATATCATCTCAAATGtagatttttttggaaaagtacaccaatttaaaaaaaaaaaaaaaattaaaaccctcaagctaaaaataaattttaaattttaaaaaattaggatttcaaatttattcatCGAAATAATAAGtcaaatgtaaaaaatgaaTTCATCGTTTCAATccaatataaaatatgaacCCTTAGTACGAAAAGATGAGTTTGGTATAAACACTCCAAAGATTTAAAGAGTTtatatgttgaaaaaaaataagttgattttatattaatttagcaaaaacttttttttgaataatattttttaaatttataattaaaaaaaaaatacaccataAATGTGGggaattaaataatatatgaacgaactattttgatatttatgTGTCACCCATGATAATACTTTATATATAACGTAAAGGGCTCGCACTTGGTTACATGTGACATGGAATATTAATCTATTAAGAGGTTTAAGCCATAAAAATGAATGGTAGAACTTTTTTGGATAAACCAATTTCTTTCGGCTAGCCAGTATGTAGTATAGTTTGGACTTAGGAGCTTTGTTATCTAAAatggaaattatttaaatatcttcatttataaattagATCCAATGTAcgaaatataaagaaatatgaGAATAATTTTAGAGTATGTTAAATTGTTTAGGTTTGCTTATGTTGGCATATTATAAAAGTCATTAGACtcacttcttcttttttgtaaattacCTTCGATTATAGAACACCTTCCTCGATTTTAGGGATGGTTACTAGGAAAAGTCTCTTGTACGAATTTCTTAATCGAGTATGATTGTTTAATCTGTTTGGGAAGGGATTATCGAACATAAGACTTTAGTAGGCGCACCTAGGGCTCTTAATATACTGAATTGATAaacaatattaaattaattgataaagATATGAAAATGACAACCGCGGTCATAAAACTAAACTATATTATATTGAGATAAGTATATcctaaaatattattcttttaataagatatgatataaaaatat
Above is a window of Vitis vinifera cultivar Pinot Noir 40024 chromosome 11, ASM3070453v1 DNA encoding:
- the LOC100266175 gene encoding potassium channel AKT1; this encodes MVDVCMSRGFGVSVCGQPEIEQLSRDGSHYSLSTGILPSLGARSNRRVKLRNFILSPYDRRYRTWETFLVLLVFYTAWVSPFEFGFLKKPEAPLSITDNVVNGFFAVDIVLTFFVAYLDKTTYLLVDNPKQIAWKYTSTWLAFDVISTIPSELARKITPSPFQSYGFFNMLRLWRLRRVSSLFARLEKDRNFNYFWVRCAKLICVTVFAVHCAACFYYLLAARYHDPQKTWIGASMNNFLEQSLWIRYVTAIYWSITTLTTVGYGDLHPENTREMIFDIFYMLFNLGLTAYLIGNMTNLVVHGTSRTRRFRDTIQAASSFAQRNQLPVRLQDQMLAHLCLKFRTDSEGLQQQETLDSLPKAIRSSISHFLFYSLLDKVYLFRGVSNDLLFQLVSEMKAEYFPPKEDLILQNEAPTDFYIVVSGALDLLVLKNGTEQVVGEAKTGDLCGEIGVLCYRPQLFTVRTKRLCQLLRLNRTTFLNIVQANVGDGTIIMNNLLQHLKDLKDPIMEGVLVETENMLARGRMDLPLSLCFATLRGDDLLLHQLLKRGLDPNESDSNGRTALHIAASKGSESCVLLLLDYGAGPNNRDSEGVVPLWEAMVGGHESVIQLLVDNGANINSGDVGHFACTAAELKNLNLLKQIVHYGGDVTQPNNTGNTALHAAVCEENIEMVKFLLDQGADIDRTNDHGWTPRDLADQQGHEDIKALFESCKEHKSQSTIGISEERHGIRFLGKFKSDPSIFPLPQGGSSPAADGSWGHNRPRRRTNKFHNSLFGIMSAAHTGERDMLLSVNVTKSARSGEGYPARVRISCPEKGDRAGKLMLLPESFQELLEIGAKKFGISHAKVQTEDGAEIDAIELIRDGDHLVFVSDG